The following are encoded in a window of Fluviibacter phosphoraccumulans genomic DNA:
- a CDS encoding cytochrome b — MASNKHYDKYKSNGSVGGNVLEWIDARFPLTSTIKGHLTDYYAPKNFNFWYFFGSLALLVLVLQIVTGIFLVMNYKPDANLNESGIPIAFASVEYIMRDVTGGWLIRYLHSTGASAFFVVVYLHMFRGLLYGSYRQPRELLWVFGTLIFLCLMAEAFMGYLLPWGQMSFWGAQVIINLFGAIPVIGPDLSTLIRGDFVVGDATLNRFFSLHVIAVPLILIGLVAAHLVALHEVGSNNPDGIEIKANLDENGNPRDGIPFHPYYTVKDIVGVVVFLFVFSIVVFFAPEGGGYFLEYNNFYQADPLKTPSHIAPVWYFTPFYSVLRAIVWPILGIDAKFWGVVGMGASVVIIAFLPWLDRSPVKSIRYRGPIFKAALTIFVIAFFILGYLGTQPPSYWGEKISQVCSLIYFGFFLLMPWYSKIDKYTIPPERVTG, encoded by the coding sequence ATGGCCAGCAATAAGCATTACGACAAGTACAAGTCCAACGGCAGTGTGGGCGGTAATGTCCTTGAGTGGATTGATGCACGTTTTCCACTGACCTCGACGATTAAGGGTCACCTGACCGACTACTACGCACCAAAGAATTTCAACTTCTGGTATTTCTTTGGTTCGCTGGCGTTGCTGGTGCTGGTGCTACAGATCGTCACCGGTATTTTCCTGGTCATGAATTACAAACCGGATGCCAACCTGAACGAAAGCGGTATTCCAATCGCCTTCGCCAGTGTGGAATACATCATGCGTGATGTCACAGGCGGCTGGCTGATTCGCTACCTGCACTCGACGGGTGCCTCGGCGTTTTTCGTGGTGGTTTATCTGCACATGTTCCGTGGCCTGCTCTATGGTTCGTACCGTCAGCCGCGTGAGTTGCTGTGGGTATTCGGCACGCTTATCTTCCTGTGCTTGATGGCCGAAGCTTTCATGGGTTACCTGCTGCCTTGGGGTCAGATGTCGTTCTGGGGTGCCCAGGTCATCATCAACTTGTTCGGTGCGATCCCGGTGATCGGTCCGGATCTGTCTACGCTGATTCGCGGCGACTTCGTGGTGGGTGATGCAACGCTGAACCGCTTCTTCTCGCTGCACGTGATTGCCGTACCGCTGATTCTGATCGGCTTGGTGGCTGCGCACCTGGTGGCGCTGCACGAAGTTGGTTCGAATAACCCGGATGGTATCGAGATCAAGGCAAACCTGGACGAAAACGGCAATCCACGTGATGGCATTCCGTTCCACCCGTACTACACCGTTAAGGATATCGTCGGTGTGGTCGTCTTCCTGTTCGTGTTCTCGATCGTGGTCTTCTTTGCCCCTGAGGGTGGCGGCTACTTCCTGGAATACAACAACTTCTATCAGGCGGACCCGCTGAAGACGCCATCGCATATTGCGCCGGTTTGGTACTTCACACCGTTCTACTCGGTGCTCCGTGCCATCGTCTGGCCGATCCTTGGTATCGATGCCAAGTTCTGGGGTGTGGTCGGCATGGGTGCTTCGGTCGTGATTATCGCCTTCCTGCCTTGGCTGGATCGTAGCCCGGTGAAGTCGATCCGCTATCGTGGTCCGATCTTCAAAGCCGCGCTGACGATCTTTGTGATTGCATTCTTCATCCTCGGCTACCTCGGCACGCAACCGCCGTCTTACTGGGGCGAGAAAATTTCGCAAGTCTGCAGCCTGATTTACTTTGGCTTCTTCCTGCTGATGCCGTGGTATTCGAAGATCGATAAGTACACCATTCCGCCTGAGCGCGTGACGGGTTAA
- the petA gene encoding ubiquinol-cytochrome c reductase iron-sulfur subunit, producing MSNEQKIDPSRRRLLVTTAAIGGVGAVAALVPFVSSMLPSARARAAGAPVEADISKLEPGQMMVVEWRGKPVWILNRTPEMLGTLPKLNDAVADPNSEKDQQPAYCKNEHRSIKDNIWVAIGICTHLGCSPSSKFAEGASQGMPGDWLGGFLCPCHGSTFDLAGRVFKDKPAPTNLEIPPHAYLSDTRLVIGESKGA from the coding sequence ATGAGCAATGAGCAGAAAATAGATCCCAGCCGTCGTCGGTTACTTGTAACCACCGCGGCAATTGGGGGCGTAGGAGCGGTTGCCGCTCTGGTACCGTTTGTGAGCAGCATGCTGCCGTCTGCCCGTGCCCGTGCGGCCGGCGCGCCGGTCGAAGCTGACATCAGCAAGCTCGAACCCGGTCAAATGATGGTTGTGGAATGGCGCGGCAAGCCCGTGTGGATTCTGAACCGCACCCCGGAAATGCTGGGCACGCTGCCAAAGCTGAACGACGCTGTGGCCGACCCGAACTCTGAAAAAGATCAGCAGCCCGCCTATTGCAAGAACGAACATCGTTCAATCAAGGACAATATCTGGGTTGCTATTGGTATTTGTACCCACTTGGGTTGCTCCCCATCCTCGAAGTTTGCCGAAGGCGCTTCGCAGGGGATGCCAGGTGATTGGCTCGGCGGCTTCCTGTGCCCGTGCCACGGTTCAACCTTTGATCTGGCTGGCCGCGTCTTTAAGGACAAGCCCGCCCCGACTAACCTCGAGATCCCGCCGCACGCCTACCTGAGCGATACACGCTTGGTTATTGGCGAAAGCAAAGGAGCCTGA
- a CDS encoding TerC/Alx family metal homeostasis membrane protein, with translation MPLSSIPNIDSPFAWIALFIFVAAALAADFMMLRQQGSRVISFKDALRWSVIWIALAMVFCGGLWLTLDLSDGRALADVKAGEFLTGYIIEKSLSVDNLFVFLMLFNAFKVPLPQQKKALMIGIIAAIILRILLILVGAWLISRFSWVMYIFGVFLLYTGVKMVVAEEEEPDLQNNKLIRWMQKHLTITHEYHGSALYLVKEGARVFTPLFVVVALIGITDVMFAVDSIPAIFAVTTDPFIVMSSNIFAVLGLRALYFMLAGMADRFHLLKFGLVAILVFIGAKMLMMDFYHIPVGASLTIVLAFLSVTMVASLYVKPKHTGKH, from the coding sequence ATGCCATTAAGTTCTATTCCGAACATCGACTCGCCTTTTGCTTGGATCGCTTTATTCATTTTCGTCGCCGCCGCTCTGGCGGCTGATTTTATGATGCTACGCCAACAAGGCAGCCGGGTTATCAGTTTCAAAGATGCGCTTCGGTGGTCCGTCATCTGGATCGCTCTGGCCATGGTGTTCTGTGGCGGCTTATGGCTCACACTTGATTTAAGCGATGGTCGGGCGCTCGCAGATGTGAAAGCCGGCGAGTTTCTGACGGGTTACATCATTGAAAAATCACTGTCGGTGGACAATTTATTTGTCTTCCTGATGTTGTTTAACGCCTTTAAGGTACCGCTACCCCAGCAAAAGAAAGCACTGATGATCGGCATCATTGCTGCCATTATTCTGCGCATACTGCTTATTCTGGTCGGCGCCTGGCTGATCAGTCGTTTTAGCTGGGTGATGTATATCTTTGGTGTTTTCCTGCTGTATACCGGCGTCAAAATGGTGGTTGCCGAAGAGGAAGAGCCGGACTTACAGAACAACAAGCTCATACGCTGGATGCAGAAGCATCTCACGATTACGCATGAATACCATGGCAGCGCACTCTATCTGGTAAAAGAAGGGGCGCGCGTCTTTACGCCGTTATTTGTGGTCGTTGCCTTGATTGGCATCACCGACGTGATGTTTGCGGTTGACTCGATACCAGCGATCTTTGCGGTCACCACCGACCCGTTCATCGTCATGAGCTCCAATATATTTGCGGTGCTCGGCTTGCGCGCCCTGTATTTCATGCTGGCGGGTATGGCTGATCGCTTTCACCTTCTTAAGTTTGGTTTGGTCGCCATTTTGGTCTTCATCGGCGCCAAAATGCTGATGATGGATTTTTACCACATTCCGGTTGGCGCCTCGCTGACCATTGTGCTCGCGTTTCTGTCCGTAACGATGGTCGCCAGTTTGTACGTCAAGCCCAAGCATACGGGCAAACACTAG
- a CDS encoding cytochrome c1, giving the protein MKSFFAALLMVPALAFASGDAIHLDKAPNVQGDNAALQNGARLFVNYCQSCHGASFIRYEKLMELGLSEQQIKDNLMFTGEKIGDTMKIAMRPDEAKKWFGATPPDLTLIARARASGDGSGADWLYTYLRSFYKDDARPTGWNNVAFPNVGMPNVLWQLQGVQVLETVKAENGTEQHKLVLAEPGQLTPEQFDKQVADLVGFMVWMGEPGASNRRAIGVGVLIFLAVLFVSAYALKKNYWKDIH; this is encoded by the coding sequence ATGAAATCATTCTTTGCAGCACTACTCATGGTTCCAGCCCTGGCCTTCGCCAGTGGAGACGCGATTCATCTGGACAAAGCGCCTAATGTACAAGGCGATAATGCAGCACTGCAAAACGGTGCCCGCCTTTTCGTCAACTACTGTCAGAGCTGTCACGGTGCTTCGTTCATCCGTTACGAAAAGCTGATGGAGTTAGGCCTGTCCGAGCAACAGATCAAGGACAACCTGATGTTCACGGGCGAAAAGATCGGTGACACGATGAAGATCGCCATGCGTCCTGACGAAGCCAAGAAATGGTTCGGCGCGACACCGCCGGACCTGACGCTGATTGCCCGTGCCCGCGCTTCGGGTGATGGCAGTGGTGCCGATTGGCTCTACACCTATCTGCGTAGCTTCTACAAAGACGATGCCCGTCCTACCGGTTGGAATAACGTTGCATTCCCTAATGTCGGCATGCCAAACGTGTTGTGGCAACTACAGGGTGTCCAGGTACTGGAAACCGTTAAGGCAGAGAACGGCACGGAGCAGCATAAGCTGGTGCTGGCTGAGCCGGGTCAACTGACCCCAGAACAGTTCGATAAGCAAGTGGCTGATCTGGTTGGTTTTATGGTCTGGATGGGGGAACCCGGTGCATCCAACCGTAGAGCAATCGGCGTAGGCGTTCTGATCTTCCTGGCAGTGCTCTTTGTGTCAGCCTACGCGCTGAAAAAGAACTACTGGAAAGACATTCACTAA
- a CDS encoding glutathione S-transferase N-terminal domain-containing protein: MMHLYSGTICPFSHRCRIVLFEKGMDFEVHDIDLMNKPEDLAVMNPHNRVPVLVERDLILYEPNIINEYIDERFPHPQLMPPDPVQRAQARQLLNGMEREIFSFIEPIERNMKTADKARSEIRDRLIEIAPIFNKQKHLLGDEFSMLDVAIAPLLWRLDHYEITLPKTAAPLFKYAERIFSRQGFIDSMTPQEKIMRK, from the coding sequence ATGATGCATTTGTACTCGGGAACCATATGTCCCTTCAGCCACCGTTGCCGGATTGTGCTGTTTGAAAAGGGCATGGACTTTGAAGTTCACGACATCGATCTGATGAACAAGCCGGAAGATCTGGCTGTGATGAATCCGCACAATCGTGTGCCGGTTCTGGTTGAACGCGATCTGATTCTGTACGAACCAAACATCATCAACGAATACATCGATGAACGCTTTCCGCATCCGCAGCTGATGCCGCCAGATCCGGTGCAGCGTGCTCAAGCACGTCAATTGCTCAACGGTATGGAACGAGAAATTTTCTCGTTCATCGAACCGATTGAACGCAACATGAAGACGGCAGATAAAGCGCGCAGCGAAATTCGCGACCGACTGATTGAAATTGCGCCGATCTTCAACAAACAGAAGCACTTGTTAGGTGACGAGTTCTCGATGCTGGATGTGGCAATTGCACCACTGCTCTGGCGTTTGGATCATTACGAAATCACCCTGCCGAAAACAGCGGCACCGCTGTTTAAGTACGCTGAACGCATTTTCAGCCGTCAGGGTTTCATCGATTCGATGACGCCGCAAGAAAAGATCATGCGCAAGTAA
- a CDS encoding MBL fold metallo-hydrolase — protein MMSALEFAILPVTAFAQNCTLIWSPLNKRGAIVDPGGDLERIEAEIDRRGIILEKILITHGHIDHAGGAAALAQRRGVPIEGPHEEDLFWIQGMPQQSKQFGFPHAEAFEPSRWLHDGDTVTVGGETLDVIHCPGHTPGHVCFYHAPSQLALVGDVLFQQSIGRTDFPKGNHQQLIHSIREKLFPLGDDVRFVPGHGPMSTFGDERMDNPFVADGQR, from the coding sequence ATGATGTCTGCGCTTGAGTTTGCTATTCTGCCTGTTACCGCCTTTGCCCAGAACTGCACGTTAATCTGGTCACCGCTCAACAAAAGGGGCGCTATAGTCGATCCAGGTGGCGATTTAGAACGGATTGAGGCAGAAATTGATCGGCGAGGCATAATCCTTGAAAAAATTCTGATTACCCATGGGCATATCGATCATGCCGGTGGTGCCGCTGCATTAGCACAACGGCGTGGCGTGCCGATTGAAGGGCCGCATGAAGAAGATCTGTTCTGGATTCAGGGAATGCCTCAGCAATCCAAACAATTCGGGTTTCCGCATGCCGAGGCCTTTGAGCCATCGCGCTGGTTGCACGACGGCGATACGGTCACCGTCGGTGGCGAGACCCTAGACGTCATCCATTGCCCGGGACATACGCCAGGGCACGTGTGTTTTTATCATGCGCCGTCACAGCTGGCGCTAGTTGGCGATGTGCTGTTTCAGCAGTCCATCGGTCGTACGGATTTCCCCAAGGGAAACCACCAGCAGTTAATTCATTCGATACGGGAGAAGTTGTTCCCATTGGGAGACGATGTGCGCTTTGTGCCGGGTCACGGACCGATGTCGACCTTTGGCGATGAGCGTATGGATAACCCCTTTGTGGCAGACGGCCAGCGTTAA
- a CDS encoding sirohydrochlorin chelatase, protein MASDAIILFAHGARDPAWAKPVTAVAECLRSRFPDRQIKVAFLEFMSPTLAEAVVQLRASSTTSIDILPFFIAQGGHLRKELPEMLEALRASYPETQLHLLPPLGELPEVQAAMANAIAALVA, encoded by the coding sequence ATGGCTTCAGATGCAATTATCCTGTTTGCCCACGGCGCTCGTGATCCTGCCTGGGCTAAACCCGTCACCGCTGTCGCTGAATGCTTGCGCAGTCGCTTTCCAGATCGTCAGATTAAAGTGGCTTTTCTGGAGTTTATGAGCCCGACTTTGGCCGAAGCGGTTGTGCAATTGCGGGCCAGCTCAACCACATCGATCGATATCTTGCCGTTTTTTATTGCGCAGGGTGGGCATTTGCGTAAAGAGCTTCCGGAAATGCTTGAAGCCCTCCGCGCCAGCTATCCAGAGACGCAATTGCATTTGCTGCCACCGCTCGGTGAGCTGCCAGAAGTACAAGCGGCTATGGCTAACGCGATAGCCGCTCTGGTTGCCTAA
- a CDS encoding acetyl-CoA carboxylase carboxyltransferase subunit alpha, with protein MKTTFLDFEQPIAELEGKIEELRAMQEESGVDISEEVERLAEKSRTLSNDIYAKLTPWQSAQVARHPQRPYTFDYIQNIFTDFHELHGDRAFADDTAIVGGIARLNGDPCVVIGHQKGRDTKEKIYRNFGMPRPEGYRKALRLMKLAEKFGLPVFTFVDTPGAYPGIGAEERGQSEAIGRNLLVMAELKTPIIVTVIGEGGSGGALAIAVGDEVLMLQHSTYAVISPEGCATILWKSAEKASEAAEIMGITAGRLKSLGLIDQVVEETPGGAHRDAVGMAKNLKQALEGALARVGGLDHDALVRRRIDRLMAYGAFDEVAA; from the coding sequence ATGAAAACCACTTTTCTCGACTTTGAGCAGCCGATTGCCGAACTGGAAGGCAAGATCGAGGAACTTCGTGCCATGCAGGAAGAATCCGGCGTAGATATCTCGGAAGAAGTGGAGCGGTTGGCGGAAAAGAGCCGCACGTTATCGAACGATATTTATGCCAAGCTCACGCCGTGGCAAAGTGCTCAGGTTGCACGCCATCCGCAGCGCCCCTATACGTTTGACTATATTCAGAATATTTTCACCGATTTCCATGAGTTGCATGGAGACCGGGCCTTTGCCGATGACACGGCTATTGTGGGTGGCATCGCCCGTCTGAACGGTGATCCTTGTGTTGTGATTGGCCATCAAAAAGGCCGCGACACCAAAGAAAAGATCTACCGTAATTTCGGCATGCCACGTCCGGAAGGTTATCGTAAGGCCTTACGCCTGATGAAGCTGGCCGAAAAGTTCGGTTTGCCAGTCTTTACCTTTGTCGACACGCCGGGTGCTTACCCGGGTATTGGTGCAGAGGAACGGGGTCAATCAGAGGCGATTGGCCGCAACCTGTTGGTCATGGCGGAGTTAAAGACACCGATTATCGTGACGGTCATCGGTGAGGGTGGTTCCGGCGGTGCCTTGGCGATTGCGGTTGGTGATGAAGTGCTGATGCTGCAACACTCCACCTATGCGGTGATCTCGCCAGAAGGTTGTGCCACGATTCTGTGGAAGAGTGCCGAAAAAGCCTCGGAAGCAGCAGAGATTATGGGTATCACGGCAGGGCGCCTTAAGTCGCTCGGTCTCATTGATCAGGTCGTCGAAGAAACGCCGGGCGGTGCGCATCGAGACGCCGTCGGTATGGCCAAGAATCTCAAGCAGGCGCTGGAAGGTGCATTGGCTCGTGTGGGCGGTTTGGATCACGATGCGTTGGTTCGCCGCCGCATCGATCGACTCATGGCTTACGGTGCTTTTGATGAGGTGGCTGCCTGA
- a CDS encoding YbaB/EbfC family nucleoid-associated protein, with translation MGGVAGLGGLMKQAQQMQERMKKAQEELADVEVEGQSGSGIVKVTMTCAHVVRRIAIDQAAMDDREMLEDLVAAAVNDAVRRVEETSQSKMSGFTSGLNLPPGFKLPF, from the coding sequence ATGGGTGGCGTGGCTGGTCTGGGTGGTTTGATGAAACAGGCGCAGCAAATGCAGGAACGAATGAAGAAGGCACAGGAAGAACTGGCCGATGTTGAGGTAGAGGGTCAGTCTGGCTCCGGCATCGTTAAAGTCACCATGACCTGTGCGCACGTGGTTCGTCGTATCGCCATTGATCAGGCCGCCATGGATGACCGCGAGATGCTGGAAGACCTGGTTGCCGCCGCTGTTAATGATGCGGTTCGCCGTGTCGAAGAAACCTCGCAAAGCAAGATGTCAGGCTTTACCTCGGGCCTGAACCTGCCGCCAGGCTTCAAACTGCCGTTCTGA
- a CDS encoding ClpXP protease specificity-enhancing factor, giving the protein MLSTKPYLIRALWTWCCDAGFTPYMTVFVDEHCQIPLDYVQDGTVTLNLSPAATGQLDLGNEWITLNARFGGVPRELMFPVGAVIGIFARENGAGMEFAYEPTATPEPGEAAAAPTLTAVDQQRDAGTASAEKAATKSGRPPHLQRIK; this is encoded by the coding sequence GTGCTCTCGACTAAGCCTTACCTGATACGTGCTTTGTGGACCTGGTGCTGTGATGCCGGGTTCACGCCGTACATGACCGTGTTTGTCGACGAGCATTGTCAGATCCCGCTGGACTACGTCCAGGACGGGACTGTTACGTTGAATCTGAGCCCGGCAGCAACCGGCCAGCTGGATTTGGGTAACGAGTGGATTACATTAAACGCACGTTTTGGCGGTGTGCCGCGCGAGTTGATGTTTCCGGTGGGAGCAGTGATCGGAATCTTTGCCCGTGAGAATGGTGCCGGTATGGAGTTCGCTTATGAACCGACTGCGACACCGGAACCGGGTGAAGCAGCTGCTGCGCCGACCTTGACAGCCGTTGACCAGCAGCGTGATGCTGGCACAGCCAGTGCAGAAAAGGCGGCGACCAAATCGGGCCGCCCCCCGCATTTGCAACGCATTAAATAG
- the recR gene encoding recombination mediator RecR → MSATLESLIEALRCLPGVGPKSAQRMAYHLLQHDRAGAARLGFALDSAISRIQHCERCNTYTETPICERCQSDRRDSSVLCVVESPVDLNMVEQTQAFNGLYFVLMGRISPLDGLGPRNLRLDQLVARASDGIVKEVILATNFTNEGEATAHFVCELLKRQGLKVSRIARGVPVGGELEFVDSGTLAQALRERRRLES, encoded by the coding sequence GTGTCGGCTACCCTAGAAAGCCTGATTGAAGCCCTGCGTTGTTTGCCGGGTGTCGGCCCGAAATCGGCACAGCGCATGGCGTATCACCTGTTGCAACATGACCGGGCAGGTGCGGCACGGCTTGGTTTTGCCCTGGATTCGGCGATTAGTCGCATCCAGCACTGTGAGCGCTGTAATACCTACACGGAAACGCCGATATGTGAGCGTTGCCAGTCCGATCGGCGCGATAGTTCCGTTTTATGTGTCGTAGAATCGCCCGTTGACCTTAATATGGTCGAACAGACCCAGGCCTTTAATGGCCTCTATTTTGTGTTGATGGGGCGGATCTCCCCGTTGGATGGGCTAGGACCTAGAAATCTGCGCTTAGACCAATTGGTGGCCAGAGCCAGCGATGGCATCGTTAAAGAAGTAATTCTTGCAACTAATTTCACCAACGAAGGCGAGGCAACCGCCCACTTTGTTTGTGAGCTGCTAAAGCGCCAGGGGCTTAAGGTTAGCCGGATTGCCCGGGGTGTTCCGGTCGGTGGAGAACTCGAATTTGTAGACAGTGGGACACTCGCTCAGGCATTAAGAGAACGCCGACGGCTAGAATCCTGA
- the dnaX gene encoding DNA polymerase III subunit gamma/tau codes for MSYQVLARKWRPKSFESLVGQDSVVRALTHALDANRLHHAYLLTGTRGVGKTTIARILAKALNCEQGVSSQPCGVCSACQQIDAGRFVDYIEMDAASNRGVDEMVQLLEQATFLPSVGRYKVYMIDEVHQLTVHAFNAMLKTLEEPPAHVKFILATTDPQKILVTVLSRCLQFNLRQVSPTQLTSHLQHVLVGEGIAPDLKALELIARAAGGSVRDALSLLDQAIAHGAGAVDAEQVSQMLGTSNISRMLGMLAALIAGDVAAVRDQTAQMASSALSFESALDDLSRLAVSLQLMQFDASEGAQEFSSLAEDDAAQLRSLASQCSRSYAQLIYQVATKARGDLRLAPDAAHGFLMAMLRLLAVHPGHASAVTPAMSVPLNTPVFSSSVSPPPMAPALSQAVVVPEAAQPAVSPVAEAPVVKEPVVAPVTTQISADQWPQWVDRLGLKGMARELAQHSAFVSLDDGLVTLNLPATHRQLLMPASEQRLVQALSEVMGAPIRVRIDVVEQVGVTAAVLKKEAAVERQNNAVAAIESDPIVQELIDVFDAKLIDGSIRPVAK; via the coding sequence ATGAGCTACCAGGTCCTCGCGCGCAAGTGGCGCCCGAAATCATTTGAGTCCCTGGTCGGACAGGATTCGGTTGTACGTGCTTTAACGCACGCACTCGACGCGAATCGCTTGCACCATGCCTATCTGTTAACCGGTACCCGTGGTGTTGGTAAGACAACGATTGCTCGAATTCTGGCTAAAGCGCTGAATTGTGAGCAAGGTGTGTCCTCGCAGCCTTGCGGTGTGTGTTCTGCTTGCCAGCAAATTGATGCTGGCCGCTTTGTTGACTACATAGAAATGGACGCCGCTTCAAATCGTGGTGTTGACGAAATGGTGCAGCTCCTGGAGCAGGCAACCTTTCTACCGAGTGTAGGTCGATACAAAGTCTATATGATCGATGAAGTGCATCAGTTGACTGTCCATGCCTTCAACGCCATGCTCAAGACCCTTGAAGAACCACCAGCACATGTAAAATTTATTCTGGCGACGACAGATCCCCAGAAAATATTAGTCACGGTTCTTTCTCGTTGTTTGCAATTCAATCTGAGGCAAGTGTCGCCGACACAGCTGACCTCACATCTTCAACATGTGTTAGTTGGAGAGGGGATTGCCCCGGATTTGAAAGCGTTGGAGCTCATTGCTCGCGCCGCAGGTGGCAGTGTACGTGACGCCCTTTCTTTGTTAGACCAGGCTATCGCCCACGGTGCCGGCGCCGTTGACGCAGAGCAGGTGTCTCAGATGCTGGGCACGTCGAATATTTCACGAATGCTCGGCATGCTTGCTGCCCTTATTGCTGGCGATGTTGCGGCGGTTCGTGATCAGACGGCGCAAATGGCTTCAAGTGCGCTGTCCTTCGAGTCTGCGCTTGACGATCTGTCTCGCTTGGCCGTTTCTTTGCAGCTGATGCAATTTGATGCATCAGAAGGCGCGCAGGAGTTTTCATCGCTGGCCGAGGATGATGCAGCACAGTTGCGCAGCCTTGCTAGTCAGTGCTCGCGATCCTATGCGCAACTCATTTATCAGGTCGCGACAAAAGCCCGAGGAGATTTACGATTGGCTCCTGACGCGGCTCATGGTTTTTTGATGGCGATGCTGCGCTTGCTGGCAGTGCATCCCGGTCATGCGTCGGCGGTAACGCCAGCTATGTCTGTGCCCTTGAACACTCCGGTATTTTCCTCTTCGGTGTCACCACCGCCTATGGCACCAGCTCTATCGCAGGCTGTCGTTGTGCCTGAAGCGGCACAGCCCGCTGTATCACCTGTTGCTGAAGCACCGGTGGTCAAAGAACCTGTCGTAGCACCCGTCACAACTCAAATTTCAGCGGATCAGTGGCCCCAGTGGGTGGATCGTCTTGGGCTGAAAGGCATGGCACGAGAACTCGCGCAACACAGTGCCTTTGTCTCGTTGGATGATGGGCTAGTTACACTGAATTTGCCGGCGACACACCGTCAGTTATTGATGCCTGCCTCTGAGCAGCGCCTCGTGCAGGCACTTTCCGAAGTGATGGGTGCGCCTATTCGTGTGCGTATTGATGTCGTTGAACAGGTGGGTGTAACGGCGGCTGTATTGAAAAAGGAAGCTGCTGTAGAACGGCAGAATAATGCAGTGGCTGCGATTGAAAGTGATCCGATCGTGCAGGAACTGATTGATGTTTTTGATGCGAAGTTAATTGACGGCTCAATTCGCCCTGTGGCGAAATAA